The Ignavibacteria bacterium genome contains the following window.
CTCTAAAAACTACTGACAGTTGGAAAACTTTTAAAGTAATTGATTCCATTTCAACCAAGGTTGAAGAATCAAATTATAGACTGAATTCATTTCAATTATTTCAAAATTATCCAAATCCATTTGGCGAAGCCATCCATTCTGGTAATCCACATACAATCATCAGCTTTCGCTTGTCAGCTATCAGTAGAATTTCATTAAAAGTGTTTGATATACTTGGGAGAGAAATTGTCACCTTAGTCGATGAAGAACTTGATGGAGGAGTTCATAATTATCCATTCTCCATTTTCAATCTTGCCCGTCAGCAGACAGGTTTTCAATTAGCTAGCGGTGTATATTTTTATCAACTGAAATCCGGAGATTTTGTAACCACGAAAAAAATGGTCCTTTTGAATTGAATTTCATTTGATGACAACAAGTTTTTTTGTCGAACTGAACTTTCCTGCAGTCAACGAATACAAATAAACTCCCGAAGGTAAATTAGATGCATTAAATTCAATTTCATATTTCCCACTTGGTTTTACTTCATCCACGAGAGTTATAATTTCTCTTCCTAATAGATCGTAGACTTTTAGTTTTACTTTCTCACTTCTTGATACTGAATATTCTATTCTAGTAGACGAATTGATCGGATTAGGATAATTTTGAAAGAGCATGAAATCTTCAATCTGGATTTCATCATTAATAGATAAGCGAGTTAGATCAATTTTCGTTGACCAAACTTGGTAAATTCCCGTCGAATTATCCATCCAAACCGGCCACAAAATTTTTCTTGAAGATGTTAATCCAATATTATCACCTTGGTAACCTTGGCCAAGTCCGCCAATTGGAGCAGGCTTGAAATTATGATCACTTATTTCATAATCAATCCAAGTATCCCCGCCATCTGTTGATCGGGAAAGAAATACACCTGACGAATCGTTAGTTGTATTTCTATCGTCATAATAGATAATATTTACACCGCCGTTATCATCAACATGAATTGCAGGAAAGAATTGAGTCTTGCCAGTGTTTACTGGATCTTGATTGACTCGAATGCCTGCCGACCAAGTATTACCGCTATCCGTAGATCGTCTCAAAATTATGTCCGGATCATTACCGGCTGGTGATAAATTCTTTTCAGAAGTAACGATGTAAATCCAACCGCTCCGAATCCCTTCTGAATTATCAACAGCAATTCTCGGCAAACCATTTACTCTAATATTCTGTTTCGAGGAAAGCACTCCTTGTATTCCGCTTACATCAAACGCTTTTTCTTTTACATTCCAATCTATCCCGCCGTTTGATGAAGATGCAACTCCAACGTGCACTTCACTAAATGGAGAAACACTCGTCACTCCAGCCCAGCAAATAAATACGTGTCCTTGTTTATTAGTTGAAATATCTCCTCCTGCGCATCTTTGCGGAGGATTGTTTACCTGCTTTGGTGCTGACCACGTTGATCCGCCATTTGTAGTAAAAGAAGTCATAATAGGATAAGGAGGGATAAATTTCACCCATGTTGTGTATGTTCGTCCGTAAAATAGACTTGCAGTATTAACATCGCTGATTGTTGCGGCTCGCTCCAAATCATCGGTTGAAATATTTTTTTGATTCGACCAAGTTAAACCCATATCAGTCGAGAAATGAGAGTAAAGTCCATAAAACGGAGTACGCCCTAAACGAGTAATGATGAATGTACCGTTTTTGTCAATCGTAATTCCAGGATCGCCGCCGTGAAAAAAAACGTTAGCACCGTTGCAAGTATCACTTCCATACCAGCTGAATCCGAAATTCGTTGTAACGTAAATTCCTTCACTCAAAAAAAAGCTTGGAGTAAAACTTATGGTATTGGCAGTTGAAAATAAAATATCTGGATTTGAAGGATGAACAGTAATAAATACTTCTGTTTGGGTTGTACTGCTGGGGAAAATCCGGAAATTATTTGAAATTGCTTGTGCCGATAGATTAGCAGCAGTTACCAGACAAAATAAAGATTGTAAACCAATAACTACCGTACCTAGAAATTTTTTCTGATGATGATTTTTCATACTTCGTTCATTTAATATTTAGAAGCGGATCAACTCCGTTATGATCCGTTTCAGTGTTAATTATATACTCAAGTTACGCAAAACAGCCATTCTGAATCCGTCAACTGACGGATGAAGAATCTAACGATGCAATTTTCAGATTTTTTTAGATGTTTCGTCCCGATTCCTCGGGACTCAACATGACAAATAGTCCATTCTGCGTACCTCAGTTATTTATTAAAAAGTATATCCTAAGTTTATCGCTCCGAAGTAACTCCTGGGTTCTCCAGCTTCATAATATCTTCCCGAGGTTGAATTAATATTGACGAATCCAACATACGTTTTATTAAACATGTTGTTTACGCCCATAGAAACTAAAATATTGAATCTCCCAAGGGTTAAATCTGATCCGAACAGCGTGTTCCAAACCGAATATGAATCTGTCGATTCAGAATTACGGTCATCTACTTGCATGCCGCTGACATAGATTAAATTTTCTTTCAAAAACAAAGTAAGAATTTGTAAAATTTTATACTCATATGATAAAGACAAATTCACATTATGCTTTGGCACACTTGGAACAGTATTATTCGAGAAGTCTTCAAGTTTAATCACATCTCCTGTAATATTTGTTGATTTGGCAAGATATTCTTTATACTTAAAATTAGAAAATGCGTAAGCACATTTCAAATTTAATCTGCTCAATATTTCAGTTGTTAAACCAAACTCAAAACCGTTTCGACTTGTTTTGGCACTGTTGCGGTAATAAACCACTTTGTTAACTTCGAACGGAACGATTTCATCATTTATGCTACTGCTGAAAAATGTCGCTTCAAATAATACATTTCTTAAGAAAGATTTTTTATGATCTATGAGATTTCCTTTTACTCCAATTTCGAAATTCTTGGATTTCTGAGGTCTGAGATCCGGATTAATCAGAATTGCTGGCTGAGAACTAAATGGATAATTATCAAGTTCATTTCCAGCAGGCGAATCGAAACTTAATCCATACGAACTGTACAAAGCGACAGTCGGGTGCAGCTTATAGTTCAATGCCAATTTCGGAGTGAACGCATTGAAACTTCTCTTGGAACTTCTTGAATTAAGAGCTTTATC
Protein-coding sequences here:
- a CDS encoding T9SS type A sorting domain-containing protein, with product MTSFTTNGGSTWSAPKQVNNPPQRCAGGDISTNKQGHVFICWAGVTSVSPFSEVHVGVASSSNGGIDWNVKEKAFDVSGIQGVLSSKQNIRVNGLPRIAVDNSEGIRSGWIYIVTSEKNLSPAGNDPDIILRRSTDSGNTWSAGIRVNQDPVNTGKTQFFPAIHVDDNGGVNIIYYDDRNTTNDSSGVFLSRSTDGGDTWIDYEISDHNFKPAPIGGLGQGYQGDNIGLTSSRKILWPVWMDNSTGIYQVWSTKIDLTRLSINDEIQIEDFMLFQNYPNPINSSTRIEYSVSRSEKVKLKVYDLLGREIITLVDEVKPSGKYEIEFNASNLPSGVYLYSLTAGKFSSTKKLVVIK